In the genome of Sander vitreus isolate 19-12246 chromosome 13, sanVit1, whole genome shotgun sequence, one region contains:
- the lrwd1 gene encoding leucine-rich repeat and WD repeat-containing protein 1 isoform X3, producing the protein MEKITEKLLLEKGSPKTNKLEQIQTLNLSRLALKSQDLPVRLLSRLQCLERWDLSGNRLQELPKNLELPALRYLDLSDNQLEDVTTLESLSNLEELKMEDNLYITVSDNYKLMALLPKLRIHNGKDVSTTANHLRYVYTENLRTRIIAVWEKSFCLPDPITAEKMSALEKDFVNTARQQVKFGPSSVSDFTKWRVENIAKEYLHSLTEPKKEPESKESTDTKENYGVSTPTKRKQTASVDAGIRLTPRKKLRADLPASPVEASPRKSSLRKLETLTQTSAVRMSPRKISQPPSTPTRGQMTPRRGATTARQTKEDDGAQKKQKNRTDADMLSTMKSPSKTQQPVCLKPLHVLQCHSKQDSSEDFSTQLWACAFQPMPDFNATGGGSRLVATCGGDSLCVIDCETGLVMKKYKVPGEEFFSLAWSTVLMSREGGASAQHCSILAAGGKKGLVKLIHPRNNMAYGEFQASRKALSVLRFNHRQGNFLFTGSYDNKIVMWDIGGVDSQYNYKVVQLLVLEISATPLHICLPPTSPSSHLLTACEDGLHCYNTQLGTNNTKRSEEMEITFPIYKKEDKHHDYHTIDGLSFLTDDIVASKNYMHGSIYLWSWSRTKAQRPDKKDRTVCAVVLAELQWANTEIPYLALNTCPGRAYIVCGDDKGRLWTYHVNDLQKNRFQTGKPILPTEVLEWPTPVRKGIGLVEGPTINSVAMDPELHYLVALSDKNMVIVWKREKSS; encoded by the exons ATGGAGAAAATAACAGAGAAACTGCTACTGGAGAAAGGATCCCCAAAAACCAACAAACTGGAGCAAATCCAGACACTGAA TCTGTCTAGGCTGGCACTGAAGTCTCAGGACTTGCCGGTCAGGCTGCTGTCCCGACTCCAGTGCCTGGAGCGGTGGGATCTTTCTGGGAACAGACTGCAGGAGTTGCCCAAGAACCTGGAGCTGCCTGCCCTTCGCTACCTGGACCTCAGCGACAACCAGCTGGAGGATGTTACCACTCTGGAGTCTCTAAGCAATCTGGAGGAGCTCAAGATGGAGGACAATCTTTATATCACT GTGAGTGATAACTACAAGCTGATGGCGTTGTTGCCCAAACTGAGGATTCACAACGGTAAAGATGTCAGCACGACTGCCAACCACCTGCGCTATGTCTACACGGAGAACTTGAGGACCAGG atAATTGCAGTTTGGGAGAAGAGCTTCTGTCTTCCGGATCCCATCACAGCAGAGAAAATGTCGGCCTTGGAGAAAGACTTTGTCAACACTGCCCGTCAACAAGTTAAATTTGGACCCAGTTCAGTCAGTGATTTCACCAAATGGAGG GTAGAGAATATTGCTAAGGAGTATCTGCACTCTCTGACAGAACCAAAGAAAGAACCAGAGAGCAAGGAGTCTACTGACACTAAAGAGAACTAT GGTGTCTCGACGCCGACCAAGAGGAAACAAACTGCGTCAGTGGACGCCGGCATCAGACTGACACCTCGCAAGAAATTGCGCGCAGATCTCCCAGCCTCCCCAGTTGAAGCCAGTCCTCGCAAATCCAGTCTCCGCAAACTTGAGACGCTAACCCAGACCAGCGCTGTCAGGATGAGCCCCCGCAAGATAAGTCAGCCTCCATCTACCCCCACCAGAGGACAGATGACGCCCAGGAGAGGTGCGACAACAGCGCGACAAACCAAAGAGGACGATGGTGCTCAGAAAAAACAGAAGAACAGAACAGACGCTGACATGTTGTCCACAATGAAGAGCCCCAGCAAGACACAG CAGCCAGTGTGTCTGAAACCTCTCCACGTCCTCCAGTGCCACAGTAAACAGGACAGCTCGGAGGACTTCTCTACCCAGCTGTGGGCCTGTGCTTTCCAGCCAATGCCAGATTTCAACG CCACTGGTGGGGGAAGCCGTTTGGTTGCTACCTGTGGTGGAGACTCTCTCTGCGTGATTGACTGTGAAACCGGGCTGGTGATGAAGAAGTACAAAGTTCCTGGCGAG GAGTTCTTCTCCCTCGCCTGGTCCACAGTGTTGATGTCCAGGGAAGGCGGGGCCTCGGCTCAACACTGCAGCATTCTGGCAGCTGGAGGGAAGAAAGGACTGGTCAAACTGATCCACCCCAGAAACAACATGGCCTACGGGGAGTTCCAAGCCAGCCGCAAGGCGCTGTCTGTCCTGCGCTTCAACCACCGCCAGGGGAACTTCCTCTTCA CGGGATCATATGATAACAAGATTGTGATGTGGGACATCGGTGGAGTGGACAGCCAGTACAACTACAAAGTTGT TCAGCTGCTGGTGTTGGAGATCAGCGCCACTCCTCTACACATCTGCCTCCCCCCCACTTCCCCCAGCTCACACCTACTGACTGCCTGTGAGGACGGcctgcactgctacaacacgCAACTCGGCACCAACAACACAAAGAG GTCTGAGGAGATGGAGATAACTTTCCCCATATATAAGAAGGAAGACAAACACCATGACTACCACACCATTGATGGCCTGAGTTTTCTTACAGATGACATAGTGG CCTCCAAGAACTACATGCATGGTTCCATATACTTGTGGAGCTGGAGCAGGACCAAGGCTCAGCGGCCTGACAAGAAGGACAGGACAGTTTGTGCTGTGGTCCTGGCTGAGCTGCAGTGGGCCAACACTGAGATTCCCTACCTGGCTCTCAACACATGCCCTG gcCGAGCCTACATAGTGTGTGGTGATGACAAAGGCAGGCTATGGACATACCACGTCAACGACCTGCAGAAAAACCGTTTCCAGACTGGGAAACCCATACTGCCCACTGAG GTGTTGGAGTGGCCGACCCCGGTAAGAAAGGGAATCGGCCTGGTGGAGGGCCCCACCATCAACAGTGTAGCAATGGACCCTGAGCTCCACTACCTGGTGGCCCTtagtgacaaaaatatggtgatcGTGTGGAAGAGAGAAAAGTCCTCCTGA
- the lrwd1 gene encoding leucine-rich repeat and WD repeat-containing protein 1 isoform X1 has product MEKITEKLLLEKGSPKTNKLEQIQTLNLSRLALKSQDLPVRLLSRLQCLERWDLSGNRLQELPKNLELPALRYLDLSDNQLEDVTTLESLSNLEELKMEDNLYITVSDNYKLMALLPKLRIHNGKDVSTTANHLRYVYTENLRTRIIAVWEKSFCLPDPITAEKMSALEKDFVNTARQQVKFGPSSVSDFTKWRVENIAKEYLHSLTEPKKEPESKESTDTKENYGVSTPTKRKQTASVDAGIRLTPRKKLRADLPASPVEASPRKSSLRKLETLTQTSAVRMSPRKISQPPSTPTRGQMTPRRGATTARQTKEDDGAQKKQKNRTDADMLSTMKSPSKTQQPVCLKPLHVLQCHSKQDSSEDFSTQLWACAFQPMPDFNATGGGSRLVATCGGDSLCVIDCETGLVMKKYKVPGEEFFSLAWSTVLMSREGGASAQHCSILAAGGKKGLVKLIHPRNNMAYGEFQASRKALSVLRFNHRQGNFLFTGSYDNKIVMWDIGGVDSQYNYKVVQLLVLEISATPLHICLPPTSPSSHLLTACEDGLHCYNTQLGTNNTKSRSEEMEITFPIYKKEDKHHDYHTIDGLSFLTDDIVASKNYMHGSIYLWSWSRTKAQRPDKKDRTVCAVVLAELQWANTEIPYLALNTCPGRAYIVCGDDKGRLWTYHVNDLQKNRFQTGKPILPTEVLEWPTPVRKGIGLVEGPTINSVAMDPELHYLVALSDKNMVIVWKREKSS; this is encoded by the exons ATGGAGAAAATAACAGAGAAACTGCTACTGGAGAAAGGATCCCCAAAAACCAACAAACTGGAGCAAATCCAGACACTGAA TCTGTCTAGGCTGGCACTGAAGTCTCAGGACTTGCCGGTCAGGCTGCTGTCCCGACTCCAGTGCCTGGAGCGGTGGGATCTTTCTGGGAACAGACTGCAGGAGTTGCCCAAGAACCTGGAGCTGCCTGCCCTTCGCTACCTGGACCTCAGCGACAACCAGCTGGAGGATGTTACCACTCTGGAGTCTCTAAGCAATCTGGAGGAGCTCAAGATGGAGGACAATCTTTATATCACT GTGAGTGATAACTACAAGCTGATGGCGTTGTTGCCCAAACTGAGGATTCACAACGGTAAAGATGTCAGCACGACTGCCAACCACCTGCGCTATGTCTACACGGAGAACTTGAGGACCAGG atAATTGCAGTTTGGGAGAAGAGCTTCTGTCTTCCGGATCCCATCACAGCAGAGAAAATGTCGGCCTTGGAGAAAGACTTTGTCAACACTGCCCGTCAACAAGTTAAATTTGGACCCAGTTCAGTCAGTGATTTCACCAAATGGAGG GTAGAGAATATTGCTAAGGAGTATCTGCACTCTCTGACAGAACCAAAGAAAGAACCAGAGAGCAAGGAGTCTACTGACACTAAAGAGAACTAT GGTGTCTCGACGCCGACCAAGAGGAAACAAACTGCGTCAGTGGACGCCGGCATCAGACTGACACCTCGCAAGAAATTGCGCGCAGATCTCCCAGCCTCCCCAGTTGAAGCCAGTCCTCGCAAATCCAGTCTCCGCAAACTTGAGACGCTAACCCAGACCAGCGCTGTCAGGATGAGCCCCCGCAAGATAAGTCAGCCTCCATCTACCCCCACCAGAGGACAGATGACGCCCAGGAGAGGTGCGACAACAGCGCGACAAACCAAAGAGGACGATGGTGCTCAGAAAAAACAGAAGAACAGAACAGACGCTGACATGTTGTCCACAATGAAGAGCCCCAGCAAGACACAG CAGCCAGTGTGTCTGAAACCTCTCCACGTCCTCCAGTGCCACAGTAAACAGGACAGCTCGGAGGACTTCTCTACCCAGCTGTGGGCCTGTGCTTTCCAGCCAATGCCAGATTTCAACG CCACTGGTGGGGGAAGCCGTTTGGTTGCTACCTGTGGTGGAGACTCTCTCTGCGTGATTGACTGTGAAACCGGGCTGGTGATGAAGAAGTACAAAGTTCCTGGCGAG GAGTTCTTCTCCCTCGCCTGGTCCACAGTGTTGATGTCCAGGGAAGGCGGGGCCTCGGCTCAACACTGCAGCATTCTGGCAGCTGGAGGGAAGAAAGGACTGGTCAAACTGATCCACCCCAGAAACAACATGGCCTACGGGGAGTTCCAAGCCAGCCGCAAGGCGCTGTCTGTCCTGCGCTTCAACCACCGCCAGGGGAACTTCCTCTTCA CGGGATCATATGATAACAAGATTGTGATGTGGGACATCGGTGGAGTGGACAGCCAGTACAACTACAAAGTTGT TCAGCTGCTGGTGTTGGAGATCAGCGCCACTCCTCTACACATCTGCCTCCCCCCCACTTCCCCCAGCTCACACCTACTGACTGCCTGTGAGGACGGcctgcactgctacaacacgCAACTCGGCACCAACAACACAAAGAG taGGTCTGAGGAGATGGAGATAACTTTCCCCATATATAAGAAGGAAGACAAACACCATGACTACCACACCATTGATGGCCTGAGTTTTCTTACAGATGACATAGTGG CCTCCAAGAACTACATGCATGGTTCCATATACTTGTGGAGCTGGAGCAGGACCAAGGCTCAGCGGCCTGACAAGAAGGACAGGACAGTTTGTGCTGTGGTCCTGGCTGAGCTGCAGTGGGCCAACACTGAGATTCCCTACCTGGCTCTCAACACATGCCCTG gcCGAGCCTACATAGTGTGTGGTGATGACAAAGGCAGGCTATGGACATACCACGTCAACGACCTGCAGAAAAACCGTTTCCAGACTGGGAAACCCATACTGCCCACTGAG GTGTTGGAGTGGCCGACCCCGGTAAGAAAGGGAATCGGCCTGGTGGAGGGCCCCACCATCAACAGTGTAGCAATGGACCCTGAGCTCCACTACCTGGTGGCCCTtagtgacaaaaatatggtgatcGTGTGGAAGAGAGAAAAGTCCTCCTGA
- the lrwd1 gene encoding leucine-rich repeat and WD repeat-containing protein 1 isoform X2: MEKITEKLLLEKGSPKTNKLEQIQTLNLSRLALKSQDLPVRLLSRLQCLERWDLSGNRLQELPKNLELPALRYLDLSDNQLEDVTTLESLSNLEELKMEDNLYITVSDNYKLMALLPKLRIHNGKDVSTTANHLRYVYTENLRTRIIAVWEKSFCLPDPITAEKMSALEKDFVNTARQQVKFGPSSVSDFTKWRVENIAKEYLHSLTEPKKEPESKESTDTKENYGVSTPTKRKQTASVDAGIRLTPRKKLRADLPASPVEASPRKSSLRKLETLTQTSAVRMSPRKISQPPSTPTRGQMTPRRGATTARQTKEDDGAQKKQKNRTDADMLSTMKSPSKTQPVCLKPLHVLQCHSKQDSSEDFSTQLWACAFQPMPDFNATGGGSRLVATCGGDSLCVIDCETGLVMKKYKVPGEEFFSLAWSTVLMSREGGASAQHCSILAAGGKKGLVKLIHPRNNMAYGEFQASRKALSVLRFNHRQGNFLFTGSYDNKIVMWDIGGVDSQYNYKVVQLLVLEISATPLHICLPPTSPSSHLLTACEDGLHCYNTQLGTNNTKSRSEEMEITFPIYKKEDKHHDYHTIDGLSFLTDDIVASKNYMHGSIYLWSWSRTKAQRPDKKDRTVCAVVLAELQWANTEIPYLALNTCPGRAYIVCGDDKGRLWTYHVNDLQKNRFQTGKPILPTEVLEWPTPVRKGIGLVEGPTINSVAMDPELHYLVALSDKNMVIVWKREKSS, encoded by the exons ATGGAGAAAATAACAGAGAAACTGCTACTGGAGAAAGGATCCCCAAAAACCAACAAACTGGAGCAAATCCAGACACTGAA TCTGTCTAGGCTGGCACTGAAGTCTCAGGACTTGCCGGTCAGGCTGCTGTCCCGACTCCAGTGCCTGGAGCGGTGGGATCTTTCTGGGAACAGACTGCAGGAGTTGCCCAAGAACCTGGAGCTGCCTGCCCTTCGCTACCTGGACCTCAGCGACAACCAGCTGGAGGATGTTACCACTCTGGAGTCTCTAAGCAATCTGGAGGAGCTCAAGATGGAGGACAATCTTTATATCACT GTGAGTGATAACTACAAGCTGATGGCGTTGTTGCCCAAACTGAGGATTCACAACGGTAAAGATGTCAGCACGACTGCCAACCACCTGCGCTATGTCTACACGGAGAACTTGAGGACCAGG atAATTGCAGTTTGGGAGAAGAGCTTCTGTCTTCCGGATCCCATCACAGCAGAGAAAATGTCGGCCTTGGAGAAAGACTTTGTCAACACTGCCCGTCAACAAGTTAAATTTGGACCCAGTTCAGTCAGTGATTTCACCAAATGGAGG GTAGAGAATATTGCTAAGGAGTATCTGCACTCTCTGACAGAACCAAAGAAAGAACCAGAGAGCAAGGAGTCTACTGACACTAAAGAGAACTAT GGTGTCTCGACGCCGACCAAGAGGAAACAAACTGCGTCAGTGGACGCCGGCATCAGACTGACACCTCGCAAGAAATTGCGCGCAGATCTCCCAGCCTCCCCAGTTGAAGCCAGTCCTCGCAAATCCAGTCTCCGCAAACTTGAGACGCTAACCCAGACCAGCGCTGTCAGGATGAGCCCCCGCAAGATAAGTCAGCCTCCATCTACCCCCACCAGAGGACAGATGACGCCCAGGAGAGGTGCGACAACAGCGCGACAAACCAAAGAGGACGATGGTGCTCAGAAAAAACAGAAGAACAGAACAGACGCTGACATGTTGTCCACAATGAAGAGCCCCAGCAAGACACAG CCAGTGTGTCTGAAACCTCTCCACGTCCTCCAGTGCCACAGTAAACAGGACAGCTCGGAGGACTTCTCTACCCAGCTGTGGGCCTGTGCTTTCCAGCCAATGCCAGATTTCAACG CCACTGGTGGGGGAAGCCGTTTGGTTGCTACCTGTGGTGGAGACTCTCTCTGCGTGATTGACTGTGAAACCGGGCTGGTGATGAAGAAGTACAAAGTTCCTGGCGAG GAGTTCTTCTCCCTCGCCTGGTCCACAGTGTTGATGTCCAGGGAAGGCGGGGCCTCGGCTCAACACTGCAGCATTCTGGCAGCTGGAGGGAAGAAAGGACTGGTCAAACTGATCCACCCCAGAAACAACATGGCCTACGGGGAGTTCCAAGCCAGCCGCAAGGCGCTGTCTGTCCTGCGCTTCAACCACCGCCAGGGGAACTTCCTCTTCA CGGGATCATATGATAACAAGATTGTGATGTGGGACATCGGTGGAGTGGACAGCCAGTACAACTACAAAGTTGT TCAGCTGCTGGTGTTGGAGATCAGCGCCACTCCTCTACACATCTGCCTCCCCCCCACTTCCCCCAGCTCACACCTACTGACTGCCTGTGAGGACGGcctgcactgctacaacacgCAACTCGGCACCAACAACACAAAGAG taGGTCTGAGGAGATGGAGATAACTTTCCCCATATATAAGAAGGAAGACAAACACCATGACTACCACACCATTGATGGCCTGAGTTTTCTTACAGATGACATAGTGG CCTCCAAGAACTACATGCATGGTTCCATATACTTGTGGAGCTGGAGCAGGACCAAGGCTCAGCGGCCTGACAAGAAGGACAGGACAGTTTGTGCTGTGGTCCTGGCTGAGCTGCAGTGGGCCAACACTGAGATTCCCTACCTGGCTCTCAACACATGCCCTG gcCGAGCCTACATAGTGTGTGGTGATGACAAAGGCAGGCTATGGACATACCACGTCAACGACCTGCAGAAAAACCGTTTCCAGACTGGGAAACCCATACTGCCCACTGAG GTGTTGGAGTGGCCGACCCCGGTAAGAAAGGGAATCGGCCTGGTGGAGGGCCCCACCATCAACAGTGTAGCAATGGACCCTGAGCTCCACTACCTGGTGGCCCTtagtgacaaaaatatggtgatcGTGTGGAAGAGAGAAAAGTCCTCCTGA